A single region of the Syngnathus acus chromosome 6, fSynAcu1.2, whole genome shotgun sequence genome encodes:
- the dyrk4 gene encoding dual specificity tyrosine-phosphorylation-regulated kinase 4 isoform X1 has translation MLPEINKTSRPEAFPHRQQAEGSRLGTNRSCLQKFGGGVETLPQLEPPVVQMVVSNAKNQHQQQSDHILPQIVNQGVQNHYQTNTIERPNPTQQFTMRFGAAMDKISASRNNKLFSNRLNKEKAPEGRRLPMSPTDSVNTFQDRLTDFEKEEIMDYSEIWFLGLGAQKIEASQSAPQNSGYDDEHGSYIRVLHDHIAYRFEVLEVIGKGSFGQVLKCLDHKTNELVAVKMIRNKKRFHHQALVELKILDVIKRKDKDNLHNVIHMKEYFYFRNHLCISFELLGVNLYELIKKNNFQGFSVALIRRFTHALLRCLQMLHREKIIHCDLKPENILLSQRGPGNIKVIDFGSSCYEQQRVYTYIQSRFYRSPEVILGHPYSMAIDMWSLGCILAELYTGYPLFPGESEVEQIACIMELLGMPPNDFVQSASRRRLFFDSKGNPRNTTNSKGKKRRPNSKDLSTTLKTNDALFLDFITRCLTWDPTKRMTPDEGLQHGWILEGNFNKAKPRTKPSGKKPTDSVTAIEKNGDYSYSKQANSKSAERFSSEENCDEGKLQKHSSESKTTPGERLRPIGASAEDEVCESEDSKLQDGGLERPVHIVIKTREEECTERQDSLVSSQCLPPII, from the exons ATGTTGCCAGAAATAAATAAG ACATCACGCCCGGAGGCCTTCCCTCACAGACAGCAAGCGGAGGGCAGTCGTCTTGGGACCAACCGTTCCTGCTTACAG AAGTTTGGTGGAGGTGTGGAAACTTTGCCTCAGCTCGAGCCTCCAGTTGTCCAGATGGTTGTCAGCAATGCCAAGaaccagcaccagcagcagtCCGACCACATCCTGCCCCAAATTGTCAATCAGGGGGTCCAGAACCACTACCAAACAAACACA ATTGAGAGGCCAAATCCCACTCAACAGTTCACCATGCGATTTGGTGCAGCCATGGATAAAATATCAGCATCCCGCAACAACAAACTCTTCAGTAACAGACTGAACAAAGAAAAGGCACCCGAGGGTCGAAGGCTACCCATGTCTCCCACAG ACTCAGTCAACACTTTCCAAGATCGTCTGACTGACTTTGAGAAGGAGGAAATCATGGACTACTCAGAGATCTGGTTCCTCGGGCTTGGCGCTCAGAAGATTGAGGCCTCCCAAAGTGCGCCGCAGAACAGCGGATATGATGACGAGCATGGGAGCTACATCAGG GTGCTGCACGACCACATTGCCTACAGATTTGAAGTACTCGAAGTGATTGGCAAAGGCTCCTTTGGGCAGGTTCTGAAATGCTTGGACCACAAGACAAACGAACTTGTGGCTGTTAAAATGATACGCAACAAGAAGAG GTTTCATCACCAAGCTTTAGTTGAGCTGAAGATCCTGGATGTGATAAAGAGGAAAGATAAAGACAATCTTCATAACGTCATCCACATGAAGGAGTACTTCTACTTTCGAAATCACCTCTGCATCTCTTTTGAGCTTCTCGG gGTGAACTTGTACGAGCTCATCAAAAAGAACAACTTCCAGGGCTTCAGTGTGGCTCTCATCCGTCGCTTCACTCACGCTCTGCTCAGGTGCCTGCAGATGCTGCACAGAGAGAAGATCATCCACTGCGATCTCAAACCG GAGAATATCCTATTGTCTCAGAGAGGACCAGGGAACATCAAGGTGATTGATTTTGGATCAAGCTGTTACGAACAACAAAGAG TGTACACCTACATCCAGAGCCGCTTCTACCGCTCCCCAGAGGTCATCCTGGGTCACCCCTACAGCATGGCCATTGACATGTGGAGCCTGGGCTGCATCCTGGCTGAGCTCTACACTGGTTACCCGCTCTTCCCTGGGGAGAGTGAAGTGGAGCAGATAGCATGTATCATGGAG CTTCTTGGAATGCCACCAAATGATTTTGTTCAGTCTGCATCCAGGAGGAGATTGTTCTTTG ACTCAAAAGGAAATCCCAGAAACACAACAAATAGTAAGGGGAAGAAACGAAGACCCAATTCCAAGGACCTGTCAACTACTTTGAAGACAAATGATGCTTTATTCTTGGACTTCATCACACGCTGCCTTAC TTGGGATCCAACTAAACGTATGACACCAGATGAGGGGTTACAGCATGGCTGGATCCTGGAGGGGAATTTCAACAAGGCAAAGCCCAGAACCAAACCATCAGGGAAGAAGCCTACGGACAGTGTGACTGCCATAGAGAAAAATGGTGACTACAGTTAcagcaaacaagcaaacagcAAATCTG CAGAGAGGTTCAGCTCAGAAGAAAACTGTGACGAAGGCAAGTTGCAGAAACACAGTTCAGAGTCAAAGACAACCCCCGGTGAGCGTCTGCGACCTATCGGGGCTTCAGCGGAGGACGAAGTGTGCGAGAGTGAGGATTCCAAGCTTCAAGATGGTGGTTTAGAGAGGCCTGTTCACATCGTCATCAAAACTCGGGAAGAAGAGTGCACGGAAAGGCAAGACAGCCTCGTGTCCTCTCAGTGTTTGCCTCCTATCATCTAA
- the dyrk4 gene encoding dual specificity tyrosine-phosphorylation-regulated kinase 4 isoform X2 codes for MLPEINKTSRPEAFPHRQQAEGSRLGTNRSCLQKFGGGVETLPQLEPPVVQMVVSNAKNQHQQQSDHILPQIVNQGVQNHYQTNTIERPNPTQQFTMRFGAAMDKISASRNNKLFSNRLNKEKAPEGRRLPMSPTDSVNTFQDRLTDFEKEEIMDYSEIWFLGLGAQKIEASQSAPQNSGYDDEHGSYIRVLHDHIAYRFEVLEVIGKGSFGQVLKCLDHKTNELVAVKMIRNKKRFHHQALVELKILDVIKRKDKDNLHNVIHMKEYFYFRNHLCISFELLGVNLYELIKKNNFQGFSVALIRRFTHALLRCLQMLHREKIIHCDLKPENILLSQRGPGNIKVIDFGSSCYEQQRVYTYIQSRFYRSPEVILGHPYSMAIDMWSLGCILAELYTGYPLFPGESEVEQIACIMELLGMPPNDFVQSASRRRLFFDSKGNPRNTTNSKGKKRRPNSKDLSTTLKTNDALFLDFITRCLTWDPTKRMTPDEGLQHGWILEGNFNKAKPRTKPSGKKPTDSVTAIEKNGDYSYSKQANSKSERFSSEENCDEGKLQKHSSESKTTPGERLRPIGASAEDEVCESEDSKLQDGGLERPVHIVIKTREEECTERQDSLVSSQCLPPII; via the exons ATGTTGCCAGAAATAAATAAG ACATCACGCCCGGAGGCCTTCCCTCACAGACAGCAAGCGGAGGGCAGTCGTCTTGGGACCAACCGTTCCTGCTTACAG AAGTTTGGTGGAGGTGTGGAAACTTTGCCTCAGCTCGAGCCTCCAGTTGTCCAGATGGTTGTCAGCAATGCCAAGaaccagcaccagcagcagtCCGACCACATCCTGCCCCAAATTGTCAATCAGGGGGTCCAGAACCACTACCAAACAAACACA ATTGAGAGGCCAAATCCCACTCAACAGTTCACCATGCGATTTGGTGCAGCCATGGATAAAATATCAGCATCCCGCAACAACAAACTCTTCAGTAACAGACTGAACAAAGAAAAGGCACCCGAGGGTCGAAGGCTACCCATGTCTCCCACAG ACTCAGTCAACACTTTCCAAGATCGTCTGACTGACTTTGAGAAGGAGGAAATCATGGACTACTCAGAGATCTGGTTCCTCGGGCTTGGCGCTCAGAAGATTGAGGCCTCCCAAAGTGCGCCGCAGAACAGCGGATATGATGACGAGCATGGGAGCTACATCAGG GTGCTGCACGACCACATTGCCTACAGATTTGAAGTACTCGAAGTGATTGGCAAAGGCTCCTTTGGGCAGGTTCTGAAATGCTTGGACCACAAGACAAACGAACTTGTGGCTGTTAAAATGATACGCAACAAGAAGAG GTTTCATCACCAAGCTTTAGTTGAGCTGAAGATCCTGGATGTGATAAAGAGGAAAGATAAAGACAATCTTCATAACGTCATCCACATGAAGGAGTACTTCTACTTTCGAAATCACCTCTGCATCTCTTTTGAGCTTCTCGG gGTGAACTTGTACGAGCTCATCAAAAAGAACAACTTCCAGGGCTTCAGTGTGGCTCTCATCCGTCGCTTCACTCACGCTCTGCTCAGGTGCCTGCAGATGCTGCACAGAGAGAAGATCATCCACTGCGATCTCAAACCG GAGAATATCCTATTGTCTCAGAGAGGACCAGGGAACATCAAGGTGATTGATTTTGGATCAAGCTGTTACGAACAACAAAGAG TGTACACCTACATCCAGAGCCGCTTCTACCGCTCCCCAGAGGTCATCCTGGGTCACCCCTACAGCATGGCCATTGACATGTGGAGCCTGGGCTGCATCCTGGCTGAGCTCTACACTGGTTACCCGCTCTTCCCTGGGGAGAGTGAAGTGGAGCAGATAGCATGTATCATGGAG CTTCTTGGAATGCCACCAAATGATTTTGTTCAGTCTGCATCCAGGAGGAGATTGTTCTTTG ACTCAAAAGGAAATCCCAGAAACACAACAAATAGTAAGGGGAAGAAACGAAGACCCAATTCCAAGGACCTGTCAACTACTTTGAAGACAAATGATGCTTTATTCTTGGACTTCATCACACGCTGCCTTAC TTGGGATCCAACTAAACGTATGACACCAGATGAGGGGTTACAGCATGGCTGGATCCTGGAGGGGAATTTCAACAAGGCAAAGCCCAGAACCAAACCATCAGGGAAGAAGCCTACGGACAGTGTGACTGCCATAGAGAAAAATGGTGACTACAGTTAcagcaaacaagcaaacagcAAATCTG AGAGGTTCAGCTCAGAAGAAAACTGTGACGAAGGCAAGTTGCAGAAACACAGTTCAGAGTCAAAGACAACCCCCGGTGAGCGTCTGCGACCTATCGGGGCTTCAGCGGAGGACGAAGTGTGCGAGAGTGAGGATTCCAAGCTTCAAGATGGTGGTTTAGAGAGGCCTGTTCACATCGTCATCAAAACTCGGGAAGAAGAGTGCACGGAAAGGCAAGACAGCCTCGTGTCCTCTCAGTGTTTGCCTCCTATCATCTAA